A region of Oncorhynchus kisutch isolate 150728-3 linkage group LG29, Okis_V2, whole genome shotgun sequence DNA encodes the following proteins:
- the LOC109873768 gene encoding uncharacterized protein LOC109873768 isoform X1, whose protein sequence is MINRNPSPPNESSERTTQNHNRETDEKYNLSTGTKSSRISNVIMGKLCELALVSLVLLVLLHTDSTWAKRSGSSSSKKPSSSNRGSEKKPSKTSNTQTGSYPRQPQSPNRNPNPYPAGGSYPGRGTNQNQNPAGGYPAAGGNPNQQYPGRGTNQGGYPNQNPAAGGYPAAGGYPNQQYPGRANPGGYPNQNPAAGGYPAAGGYPAAGGYPNQQYPGRANPGGYPNQNPAAGGYPAAGGYPAAGGYPNQQYPGRANPGGYPNQNPAAGGYPAAGGYPAAGGYPNQNPGRGGVNPGYPAGGYPAGGYPVRGGNTGWGQAGGHPGGGMGGGYQPNWNPNNKILSPRYGGGYGYGGGHGGMGGGSPFSRSVQGMGQYPSTQSKGFAKKAFMAAGVGAVAGMAIGYGLGRFPRPNFNFRNPQEEQSYNNYMYKKYGERSTDENDYGRDYTYKVPPRAESYDSFMDTCMKRNDLLQDQGRDSQATPNNQKNNPQGANSQSMPITPEVGNSSPASNQEGTDKVKPLTPAPGEIAGEGKEEADGPTVSIEEIGYPALVEQLKNRKCVELYINHSERFLEKQTAERSSGNNNNKNLNSRSNPLGQGLLQLITSLLMVLSSTLLLH, encoded by the exons ATGATAAATAGGAACCCCTCCCCTCCGAATGAAAGCAGTGAGCGAACGACACagaaccataacagagaaacggATGAAAAATACAACCTTTCTACAGGAACAAAATCGTCTCGAATCTCCAACG TCATCATGGGAAAGCTGTGTGAGCTGGCCCTGGTGTCTCTTGTCCTCCTGGTTCTGCTTCATACTGACTCTACATGGGCCAAGAGaagtggcagcagcagcagcaaaaaGCCATCATCCAGCAACAGGGGCTCAGAAAAAAAGCCGTCGAAAACATCAAACACACAGACGGGAAGCTACCCTAGACAACCCCAAAGCCCCAATAGGAACCCCAACCCGTACCCAGCAGGAGGTAGTTATCCAGGGAGAGGTACCAATCAGAATCAGAACCCAGCCGGTGGATACCCTGCAGCAGGTGGAAACCCCAACCAGCAGTATCCAGGCCGGGGAACCAACCAAGGAGGATATCCTAACCAAAACCCTGCTGCTGGTGGCTATCCTGCTGCAGGTGGCTACCCCAACCAGCAGTATCCAGGCAGAGCCAATCCTGGGGGATATCCAAACCAGAATCCTGCAGCTGGAGGTTACCCAGCCGCTGGTGGCTATCCTGCAGCAGGTGGTTATCCCAACCAGCAGTATCCAGGCAGAGCCAATCCTGGGGGATATCCAAACCAGAACCCTGCAGCTGGAGGTTACCCAGCCGCTGGTGGCTATCCTGCAGCAGGTGGCTATCCCAACCAGCAGTATCCAGGCAGGGCAAATCCTGGGGGATATCCTAACCAGAACCCAGCAGCTGGAGGTTACCCCGCCGCGGGTGGTTATCCTGCAGCAGGAGGCTACCCCAATCAGaacccagggagaggaggagtcaaTCCGGGATACCCAGCCGGAGGTTACCCTGCTGGAGGTTACCCAGTAAGAGGGGGAAATACTGGCTGGGGGCAGGCAGGGGGCCACCCtggtggagggatgggaggaggttACCAACCCAACTGGAACCCAAACAATAAGATCCTCAGTCCCCGCTATGGTGGAGGCTATGGTTATGGAGGTGGGCACGGAGGTATGGGAGGTGGCTCTCCCTTCTCACGTTCAGTTCAGGGAATGGGGCAGTACCCCTCTACTCAGTCCAAGGGGTTTGCTAAGAAGgcttttatggctgcaggggttGGGGCCGTGGCAGGGATGGCGATTGGCTATGGCCTTGGGCGTTTCCCTCGTCCAAACTTCAACTTCCGCAACCCTCAGGAAGAGCAGTCCTACAACAACTACATGTACAAAAAATACGGCGAACGCTCCACAGACGAAAACGACTATGGCCGGGACTACACCTACAAAGTACCTCCACGGGCAGAGTCCTACGACAGCTTCATGGATACCTGCATGAAGAGGAATGACCTTCTGCAGGACCAGGGCAGAGACTCCCAGGCTACACCTAACAACCAGAAGAACAACCCTCAGGGAGCCAACAGCCAGAGCATGCCCATCACTCCTGAGGTGGGGAACAGCAGTCCAGCTAGcaaccaggagggaacagacaaaGTGAAGCCTCTCACCCCTGCCCCTGGCGAGATAGCTGGAGAGGGTAAGGAAGAGGCTGATGGCCCCACAGTGAGCATTGAAGAGATTGGTTACCCTGCATTGGTGGAGCAGCTGAAGAACCGGAAGTGTGTGGAGCTGTACATAAACCACTCAGAGCGCTTCCTAGAGAAGCAGACAGCCGAACGCAGCagtggcaacaacaacaacaaaaatctgaaCAGTCGCAGCAACCCCCTCGGTCAGGGGCTGCTACAGCTGATAACCAGTCTCCTCATGGTCCTGAGCAGCACTCTTCTACTACACTGA
- the LOC109873768 gene encoding uncharacterized protein LOC109873768 isoform X2 — MGKLCELALVSLVLLVLLHTDSTWAKRSGSSSSKKPSSSNRGSEKKPSKTSNTQTGSYPRQPQSPNRNPNPYPAGGSYPGRGTNQNQNPAGGYPAAGGNPNQQYPGRGTNQGGYPNQNPAAGGYPAAGGYPNQQYPGRANPGGYPNQNPAAGGYPAAGGYPAAGGYPNQQYPGRANPGGYPNQNPAAGGYPAAGGYPAAGGYPNQQYPGRANPGGYPNQNPAAGGYPAAGGYPAAGGYPNQNPGRGGVNPGYPAGGYPAGGYPVRGGNTGWGQAGGHPGGGMGGGYQPNWNPNNKILSPRYGGGYGYGGGHGGMGGGSPFSRSVQGMGQYPSTQSKGFAKKAFMAAGVGAVAGMAIGYGLGRFPRPNFNFRNPQEEQSYNNYMYKKYGERSTDENDYGRDYTYKVPPRAESYDSFMDTCMKRNDLLQDQGRDSQATPNNQKNNPQGANSQSMPITPEVGNSSPASNQEGTDKVKPLTPAPGEIAGEGKEEADGPTVSIEEIGYPALVEQLKNRKCVELYINHSERFLEKQTAERSSGNNNNKNLNSRSNPLGQGLLQLITSLLMVLSSTLLLH; from the coding sequence ATGGGAAAGCTGTGTGAGCTGGCCCTGGTGTCTCTTGTCCTCCTGGTTCTGCTTCATACTGACTCTACATGGGCCAAGAGaagtggcagcagcagcagcaaaaaGCCATCATCCAGCAACAGGGGCTCAGAAAAAAAGCCGTCGAAAACATCAAACACACAGACGGGAAGCTACCCTAGACAACCCCAAAGCCCCAATAGGAACCCCAACCCGTACCCAGCAGGAGGTAGTTATCCAGGGAGAGGTACCAATCAGAATCAGAACCCAGCCGGTGGATACCCTGCAGCAGGTGGAAACCCCAACCAGCAGTATCCAGGCCGGGGAACCAACCAAGGAGGATATCCTAACCAAAACCCTGCTGCTGGTGGCTATCCTGCTGCAGGTGGCTACCCCAACCAGCAGTATCCAGGCAGAGCCAATCCTGGGGGATATCCAAACCAGAATCCTGCAGCTGGAGGTTACCCAGCCGCTGGTGGCTATCCTGCAGCAGGTGGTTATCCCAACCAGCAGTATCCAGGCAGAGCCAATCCTGGGGGATATCCAAACCAGAACCCTGCAGCTGGAGGTTACCCAGCCGCTGGTGGCTATCCTGCAGCAGGTGGCTATCCCAACCAGCAGTATCCAGGCAGGGCAAATCCTGGGGGATATCCTAACCAGAACCCAGCAGCTGGAGGTTACCCCGCCGCGGGTGGTTATCCTGCAGCAGGAGGCTACCCCAATCAGaacccagggagaggaggagtcaaTCCGGGATACCCAGCCGGAGGTTACCCTGCTGGAGGTTACCCAGTAAGAGGGGGAAATACTGGCTGGGGGCAGGCAGGGGGCCACCCtggtggagggatgggaggaggttACCAACCCAACTGGAACCCAAACAATAAGATCCTCAGTCCCCGCTATGGTGGAGGCTATGGTTATGGAGGTGGGCACGGAGGTATGGGAGGTGGCTCTCCCTTCTCACGTTCAGTTCAGGGAATGGGGCAGTACCCCTCTACTCAGTCCAAGGGGTTTGCTAAGAAGgcttttatggctgcaggggttGGGGCCGTGGCAGGGATGGCGATTGGCTATGGCCTTGGGCGTTTCCCTCGTCCAAACTTCAACTTCCGCAACCCTCAGGAAGAGCAGTCCTACAACAACTACATGTACAAAAAATACGGCGAACGCTCCACAGACGAAAACGACTATGGCCGGGACTACACCTACAAAGTACCTCCACGGGCAGAGTCCTACGACAGCTTCATGGATACCTGCATGAAGAGGAATGACCTTCTGCAGGACCAGGGCAGAGACTCCCAGGCTACACCTAACAACCAGAAGAACAACCCTCAGGGAGCCAACAGCCAGAGCATGCCCATCACTCCTGAGGTGGGGAACAGCAGTCCAGCTAGcaaccaggagggaacagacaaaGTGAAGCCTCTCACCCCTGCCCCTGGCGAGATAGCTGGAGAGGGTAAGGAAGAGGCTGATGGCCCCACAGTGAGCATTGAAGAGATTGGTTACCCTGCATTGGTGGAGCAGCTGAAGAACCGGAAGTGTGTGGAGCTGTACATAAACCACTCAGAGCGCTTCCTAGAGAAGCAGACAGCCGAACGCAGCagtggcaacaacaacaacaaaaatctgaaCAGTCGCAGCAACCCCCTCGGTCAGGGGCTGCTACAGCTGATAACCAGTCTCCTCATGGTCCTGAGCAGCACTCTTCTACTACACTGA
- the LOC109874376 gene encoding calsenilin-like isoform X3, translating into MVLDGMELIAITVVIGLFFVMFKQFGVWEPLSLDESSDCELELSTVRHQPEGLEQLQAQTQFTRKELQSLYRGFKNECPSGLVDEETFKTIYSQFFPQGDATTYAHFLFNAFDMDRKGSIRFEDFVIGLSVLLRGSETEKLQWAFNLYDINKDGCITKEEMLAIMTSIYDMMGRYTSPSVRDDDPSEHVDKFFQKMDRNRDGVVTIDEFIETCQKDEDIMASIKLFENVI; encoded by the exons ATGGTGCTGGATGGCATGGAACTGATTGCAATTACTGTAGTCATTGGCCTTTTTTTTGTAATGTTCAAGCAGTTTGGTGTCTGGGAGCCCTTGTCATTAGATG AGAGTAGTGACTGTGAATTGGAGCTTTCTACTGTTCGTCACCAGCCCGAAGGCTTAGAACAGCTCCAGGCCCAGACCCAGTTTACCAGGAAAGAGCTGCAGTCGCTCTACAGAGGCTTCAAAAAT GAGTGTCCTAGCGGGCTGGTGGATGAGGAGACGTTCAAGACCATCTATTCACAGTTCTTCCCCCAGGGAG ATGCCACCACATATGCACATTTCCTGTTCAATGCTTTTGACATGGACAGAAAAGGCTCTATCCGTTTTGAG GACTTTGTGATTGGCCTATCTGTACTGCTCAGAGGTTCAGAAACAGAGAAGCTCCAGTGGGCCTTCAATCTGTATGATATCAACAAGGATGGCTGCATCACCAAGGAG GAGATGTTGGCCATAATGACGTCCATCTATGACATGATGGGCAGGTATACCTCTCCCAGTGTACGAGATGATGACCCATCTGAGCATGTGGACAAGTTCTTTCAG AAAATGGATCGGAACAGAGACGGGGTGGTGACCATTGATGAGTTCATAGAGACCTGTCAGAAG GATGAAGATATAATGGCCTCCATAAAGCTCTTTGAGAATGTAATCTAG
- the LOC109874376 gene encoding calsenilin-like isoform X1 — MLLYTIVIQSHLCYPPHKCLSLPTSFDYPHIFLSRFQPFSSIPVLFLLLPESAFSSPFHLTPSPDFPSFPWVVLLSLSPSPLSQTESSDCELELSTVRHQPEGLEQLQAQTQFTRKELQSLYRGFKNECPSGLVDEETFKTIYSQFFPQGDATTYAHFLFNAFDMDRKGSIRFEDFVIGLSVLLRGSETEKLQWAFNLYDINKDGCITKEEMLAIMTSIYDMMGRYTSPSVRDDDPSEHVDKFFQKMDRNRDGVVTIDEFIETCQKDEDIMASIKLFENVI, encoded by the exons ATGTTATTGTACACCATTGTCATCCAATCCCATTTATGTTACCCACCACACAAATGTCTCTCCCTCCCAACTTCTTTTGATTATCCTCACATCTTCCTCTCCCGATTTCAACCTTTCTCATCCATTCCTGTCCTATTTTTGCTTCTCCCTGAATCCgcattctcctctccctttcaCCTCACCCCTTCTCCCGACTTTCCTTCCTTTCCCTGggttgtcctcctctccctctctccctctcctctctctcaaacaGAGAGTAGTGACTGTGAATTGGAGCTTTCTACTGTTCGTCACCAGCCCGAAGGCTTAGAACAGCTCCAGGCCCAGACCCAGTTTACCAGGAAAGAGCTGCAGTCGCTCTACAGAGGCTTCAAAAAT GAGTGTCCTAGCGGGCTGGTGGATGAGGAGACGTTCAAGACCATCTATTCACAGTTCTTCCCCCAGGGAG ATGCCACCACATATGCACATTTCCTGTTCAATGCTTTTGACATGGACAGAAAAGGCTCTATCCGTTTTGAG GACTTTGTGATTGGCCTATCTGTACTGCTCAGAGGTTCAGAAACAGAGAAGCTCCAGTGGGCCTTCAATCTGTATGATATCAACAAGGATGGCTGCATCACCAAGGAG GAGATGTTGGCCATAATGACGTCCATCTATGACATGATGGGCAGGTATACCTCTCCCAGTGTACGAGATGATGACCCATCTGAGCATGTGGACAAGTTCTTTCAG AAAATGGATCGGAACAGAGACGGGGTGGTGACCATTGATGAGTTCATAGAGACCTGTCAGAAG GATGAAGATATAATGGCCTCCATAAAGCTCTTTGAGAATGTAATCTAG